The Aneurinibacillus migulanus genome contains the following window.
TGCTGCAAGCTTTCCAATCCGGTGGTCTGTGCCCTGCGAACTGGCGTCCAGGACAAGCTCATCTTCAAGGCAAGTAATACGTTTTTGCCCTTTGAGCAGCCGATGTACGAGTAATGAAAAGGACCTAACTTTTGCGAAATTGTTAGGTCCTTTTTTTACAATTAAATGCGAGTAGAATGCTCTTTATCTTATAATGGAAGTTTTACTTTAATTCGCGTTCGAATTGTTTTCGCTTCCACGCATACTCCACGTTCTTGATTCCCATACTAAGAAGTGGAAGAAAAGCCGTGTGTTTTATTTTAAGGAGGCGTTTTACATGAAACTACGCGAGGAAATGCCGACATTTGACGGCGTAACAGAGTGGGTCAATGGTGGAGTGACGAAATCGGACTTGAAAGATTCGCCGGTTCTTGTTCATTACTGGTCCATTAGTTGTCATACTTGTAAGGAAACGTTGCCACAACTGAACGAGTGGCGTGAACGTTATAAGGATCAAGGTCTTCGGGTCGTCAGCATTCATATGCCCCGTTCGGAAAAGGATATGGAGCTAGGACCGGTGAAAGAGGCGATTGAGCAATATAAACTTATTCACCCCGTAGCTATCGATAATGATTATAAGCTGGTAGACGCCTATAAGAACCAATATGTGCCTGCATACTACCTCTTTGATGCGGAACAGAAGCTGCGTCACTACCAAGCAGGTGAAAAAGGGTTAAAGATGCTTGAGAAGCGCCTGGATCGCGTCTTGATGCCTGAAGAGGTGGAACGATAATTTAAAGTGGACATGAGGAGGACTCGAAAATATGAACTTGCCAACAAACCTGAAATATAGTGA
Protein-coding sequences here:
- a CDS encoding redoxin domain-containing protein, which gives rise to MKLREEMPTFDGVTEWVNGGVTKSDLKDSPVLVHYWSISCHTCKETLPQLNEWRERYKDQGLRVVSIHMPRSEKDMELGPVKEAIEQYKLIHPVAIDNDYKLVDAYKNQYVPAYYLFDAEQKLRHYQAGEKGLKMLEKRLDRVLMPEEVER